Proteins encoded within one genomic window of Haloplanus vescus:
- a CDS encoding translation initiation factor eIF-2B → MIDETIEEIQRMQTHSSSVVAVRATVALGELLDRDYRNVDDYERDLERNAGALRRANPSHASLHKAMVEVVDHVLGETESVEDAKARTREEIDRIVEAIETGKSHAADNAAETFEDGETFLTHDYSSTVLQAIETAAAEGAHLTGYVTEARPRYLGRKTARRLAEMDRVDPHLLVDSAAGYVLDRCDRVVVGMDCIVEDTLYNRVGTFPLAAAANVVGVPVTVVGSESKIIEDDFVFENEEREPAEIIREPVEGVEIENPAYDATPMHLVDEVVTDKGTHEF, encoded by the coding sequence ATGATAGACGAGACTATCGAGGAGATTCAGCGGATGCAGACGCACAGCTCGTCGGTGGTCGCTGTCAGGGCCACCGTCGCGCTCGGCGAACTCCTCGACCGGGACTACCGGAACGTGGATGACTACGAGCGCGACCTCGAACGCAACGCGGGCGCGCTCCGCCGAGCCAACCCCTCCCACGCCTCGCTCCACAAGGCGATGGTCGAGGTGGTCGACCACGTCCTCGGTGAGACGGAGTCGGTCGAAGACGCGAAAGCGCGGACCCGCGAGGAGATCGACCGCATCGTCGAGGCAATTGAGACCGGCAAGAGCCACGCCGCCGACAACGCCGCCGAGACGTTCGAAGACGGCGAGACGTTCCTCACGCACGACTACTCCTCGACGGTGCTACAGGCAATCGAAACCGCGGCCGCCGAGGGCGCCCACCTCACCGGCTACGTCACCGAAGCGCGCCCGCGCTACCTAGGGCGCAAGACCGCCCGTCGCCTCGCCGAGATGGACCGCGTCGACCCGCACCTCCTCGTCGACAGCGCCGCCGGCTACGTGCTCGACCGGTGTGACCGCGTCGTCGTCGGGATGGACTGCATCGTCGAGGACACGCTTTACAACCGCGTCGGCACCTTCCCGCTGGCCGCGGCGGCGAACGTCGTCGGCGTCCCCGTCACCGTCGTCGGCTCCGAGTCGAAGATTATCGAGGACGACTTCGTCTTCGAGAACGAGGAGCGCGAACCCGCGGAGATTATCCGCGAACCCGTCGAAGGCGTCGAAATCGAGAACCCGGCCTACGACGCGACGCCGATGCATCTCGTCGACGAAGTGGTCACCGACAAGGGCACCCACGAGTTCTAG
- a CDS encoding DUF5822 domain-containing protein, whose protein sequence is MPHRVKRTDPDGVDFGWVMQVTFVTTIVVGAPLVALLSTTTTLPTWGARAAFAVRVGAVVWFVTALLAYAYARRAED, encoded by the coding sequence GTGCCACACCGCGTCAAGCGCACCGACCCCGATGGCGTCGACTTCGGCTGGGTGATGCAGGTGACGTTCGTCACGACCATCGTTGTCGGTGCCCCCCTCGTCGCACTCCTCTCGACGACGACGACGCTCCCCACGTGGGGCGCCCGCGCCGCCTTCGCCGTCCGCGTCGGTGCCGTCGTCTGGTTCGTCACCGCGCTCCTCGCGTACGCCTACGCCCGCAGAGCCGAGGACTGA